A DNA window from Flavisolibacter ginsenosidimutans contains the following coding sequences:
- a CDS encoding SusC/RagA family TonB-linked outer membrane protein: MMKDCSYCFPDRVVKMAPKHRLFFLPLFLFFSTFLFAQQTVRGKVTTVDGVLANATVQVKGTTTTVQTDEAGAFSISTKPNDVLVVTSVGFNAQEIPVNNRTSIDVKLSANSQMMTDIVVVGYGTQKRSDVTGSVSSVPKTRLTELPVTNILHAIEGSVAGVNVSQTSSVPGSSATVLVRGQNTITAGTGPYLVVDGVPFSKTGAVTNDINPNDIASIEVLKDASATAIYGVNGANGVILITTKRGLTGKPVIRYNAYTGFDNLSHWLTPLSPEAYVQKYADYKAQVPSANQGVLPNNFEVTNYNAGHTVDWLKDVTRQGIMQDHNLSVSGGSKDVRYYLSGDYLQQKGAVKGYQYRRISIRSNLDINVTDFLTVGTNLSFANNNYDGGRANFYLAAAMSPYGTEYNATGNYEIYPMSPELLYMNPLLGLNSDRTDRASNLTGNGYAEVKFGGALKGLKYRLNGGYTYVPTRFGSYAGRTAGNTQGGVASLSTSETTNWTVENILSYTRDFGAHHVDFTGLFSAQQRDYFTFGAGSIGFINDELSFNRLEAGSSLTGNTSYRDKYDLLSQMGRINYSYQSKYLLTVTARRDGSSVMGANTSKYGVFPSVALGWNMMNENFIRNISAVNALKLRGSYGKSGNEAISVYQTITQEGTVRYPFGGISTVGVLASNLGNANLHWETSKTLNIGLDFGILKNRINGSIDMYDTKTEGLLLRRNLPNITGYSFVLDNLGKTTNHGVELTLNTENITGRNFRWQTSIVFAANKNKIVDLYGDQKSDVGNRWFIGQPIGVIYDYKLVGVWQVGEDPSKWDPGAKPGDLKFADINGDGKVTSDDKVIQGQTTPKWSGGLTNTFHYKNFHLNVFIQTFQGALKNNVTLTYADEAGRMNIPVETGYWTAANKSQTRPSLAYTNTRGYGYPSDNSFTRLKDVTLSYVFSQGLLDKLKLSSLTVYASGRNLHTFTKWIGWDPENNYSFRGSGDWTNNYPLTREIVFGINVALR, translated from the coding sequence ATGATGAAAGATTGCAGCTATTGCTTTCCGGATCGTGTTGTGAAGATGGCTCCAAAACATCGCCTCTTCTTTTTACCGCTCTTTTTATTTTTTTCAACCTTTCTTTTTGCCCAACAAACGGTTCGGGGTAAAGTAACTACCGTGGACGGTGTGTTGGCCAACGCCACTGTTCAGGTGAAGGGCACCACCACCACTGTGCAAACCGACGAAGCGGGTGCGTTCAGCATTTCTACGAAGCCGAACGACGTTTTGGTTGTTACATCTGTCGGTTTTAATGCACAGGAAATCCCGGTGAACAACCGCACAAGCATTGACGTAAAGCTTTCGGCCAACAGCCAGATGATGACCGACATTGTAGTTGTGGGTTATGGCACGCAAAAAAGAAGCGACGTTACCGGCTCTGTATCGTCGGTTCCGAAAACAAGGCTTACCGAACTGCCGGTGACCAACATTCTTCACGCCATTGAAGGTTCGGTTGCGGGTGTAAACGTGTCGCAGACCTCGTCCGTTCCGGGCAGTTCCGCAACGGTACTCGTTCGCGGACAAAACACCATTACGGCAGGCACCGGTCCTTATCTTGTTGTGGACGGCGTTCCTTTTAGCAAAACCGGTGCGGTCACTAACGACATTAATCCAAACGATATCGCGTCTATCGAAGTTTTGAAAGACGCATCCGCTACGGCCATTTACGGTGTAAACGGCGCAAACGGTGTCATATTAATTACCACGAAAAGAGGACTTACCGGCAAGCCGGTCATTCGTTACAATGCCTACACGGGTTTTGATAACCTTTCGCATTGGCTAACGCCGCTCAGCCCCGAAGCTTACGTTCAAAAATACGCCGACTACAAAGCGCAAGTGCCTTCTGCAAACCAAGGCGTGTTGCCCAACAATTTTGAAGTGACCAACTACAACGCCGGCCACACCGTGGACTGGCTGAAAGACGTTACCCGGCAGGGAATCATGCAAGATCATAACCTCAGCGTTTCGGGTGGATCAAAAGACGTTCGGTATTATTTGTCGGGCGATTACCTGCAGCAGAAAGGTGCGGTGAAGGGTTATCAATACCGCCGCATCAGCATCCGGTCGAACCTCGACATCAACGTAACGGATTTTCTAACCGTCGGTACCAATCTTTCTTTTGCCAACAACAATTACGACGGCGGACGGGCAAACTTTTATTTAGCGGCAGCCATGAGTCCTTATGGAACGGAATACAACGCTACGGGCAATTACGAGATTTACCCGATGAGCCCCGAACTGTTGTACATGAATCCGCTGTTGGGTTTGAACTCTGACAGAACGGACCGGGCCAGCAATTTAACCGGCAACGGTTACGCCGAAGTAAAATTCGGCGGCGCTTTGAAAGGATTGAAGTACCGCCTGAACGGTGGCTATACCTACGTGCCTACCCGCTTTGGAAGTTATGCGGGCAGAACCGCCGGCAACACCCAGGGAGGCGTTGCTTCTTTGTCCACATCAGAAACGACCAACTGGACCGTTGAAAACATTCTTTCTTATACAAGAGATTTTGGTGCGCATCACGTTGATTTTACCGGCCTCTTTAGTGCGCAGCAGCGAGACTACTTCACCTTTGGTGCAGGTTCAATTGGGTTTATTAATGACGAATTATCCTTCAACAGATTGGAGGCCGGCTCAAGCCTTACGGGCAATACCTCTTACCGGGATAAATATGATCTGCTCTCGCAAATGGGCCGTATCAACTATTCTTATCAAAGCAAATACTTGTTGACCGTTACGGCGAGAAGAGACGGTTCTTCTGTGATGGGCGCAAACACAAGCAAGTACGGTGTGTTTCCTTCTGTTGCTCTTGGATGGAACATGATGAATGAAAACTTCATCAGAAATATCAGTGCTGTCAATGCGTTGAAGCTACGTGGCTCTTACGGTAAATCCGGCAACGAAGCCATCAGCGTTTATCAAACAATTACACAGGAAGGCACGGTTCGTTATCCTTTTGGCGGCATCAGCACCGTGGGTGTATTGGCTAGTAATTTGGGCAATGCAAACCTGCATTGGGAAACATCAAAGACCTTGAACATCGGCCTTGATTTTGGCATTCTGAAAAACCGCATCAACGGCTCCATTGACATGTACGATACAAAGACGGAAGGCTTGTTGTTGCGGCGCAACCTGCCCAACATTACGGGTTATAGTTTTGTGTTGGACAATCTTGGCAAAACAACAAACCACGGCGTTGAACTTACATTGAACACCGAGAACATTACGGGCCGAAATTTCCGTTGGCAAACCAGCATTGTCTTCGCCGCCAACAAAAACAAAATCGTTGACCTCTACGGCGACCAGAAAAGCGATGTGGGCAACCGCTGGTTCATTGGCCAGCCCATTGGCGTAATTTACGATTACAAACTGGTTGGCGTTTGGCAAGTGGGCGAAGACCCGTCGAAATGGGACCCCGGCGCCAAGCCCGGCGACCTGAAATTTGCCGACATCAACGGCGACGGAAAAGTTACGTCTGATGACAAGGTAATTCAAGGCCAAACAACGCCGAAATGGTCGGGCGGATTGACCAACACCTTCCACTACAAAAATTTCCACCTGAACGTTTTCATTCAAACCTTCCAGGGAGCGTTGAAAAACAACGTAACGCTGACGTACGCAGATGAAGCGGGACGCATGAACATCCCGGTAGAAACGGGTTATTGGACGGCCGCAAACAAAAGCCAGACAAGGCCTTCGCTTGCTTACACCAATACAAGAGGTTACGGTTATCCATCTGACAACAGCTTCACGCGGTTAAAAGACGTGACCCTGAGCTACGTGTTCTCGCAAGGTTTGCTGGACAAATTAAAACTGAGCAGCCTGACGGTTTATGCCAGCGGAAGAAACCTTCACACCTTCACAAAATGGATTGGCTGGGACCCGGAGAACAACTATTCCTTCCGTGGTTCGGGCGACTGGACAAACAACTATCCGCTTACCCGCGAGATTGTGTTCGGCATAAACGTAGCGCTCCGTTAA
- a CDS encoding two-component regulator propeller domain-containing protein has product MGRNCCLGLLVLFCLLRTTCFATDDTGMAYLGIEQGLSNNAVTSIYQDHNGFLWFGTYDGLNRYDGYGFKIFRNVIGDKTSLADNHISSIESDAAHNLWIGCENALSIYNPVRSTFSSLQYKSLNGSVVEMTHLGVNAIQNVNNGTCMLVGVKNKGLFVFEKGSHTGLQIPLEEAKGVEGNYEATALAFDAQRQITWVFVKDFGLFQYDVKQRRLLFVNGKIKNAECLKVDSKGTLWLGCEEGLFRYDNVKNIFSQNLLPASYKVMNLMEDRQHVLWIASDGGGVWTVPISQGSPTSYLSANGSPKINSNAVYAIYEDHEGGKWFGTLRGGINVVKPRTSAFRHITCPVSVQKENDINNFILSFCEDDTHSLWIGTDGAGLRYWNRQKNAFTSFVHDASNPSSISSNFVTNILRDSVGDTWFTTWFGGVNRLRKGAKSFEHFSCRNPKTGSVENNAWLVFEDKRRRLWVSTTNDGTLYLFNRPAARFELFDESISNLQCLAEDRNGEIWGGNYSSVINIDPLNKRHKTFPVGNTVRCIHEDQAGNFWIGTDGGGLLLFNRATGRFVRFTTSEGLPSNTVLRMLEDRSGNLWLSTYNGLCKFNVTTKTCRNFSQSDGLQSNQFSFNAALVLQSGEFLFGGIKGFNIFYPDSVQERKEMPPVFLTGLRVNNKSVEEDSSFVTERNFEKIESVSVPYDHAFLSLDFVALEYSGADKVQYAYTLEGWDKSWNHAGNSRTANYARLKEGTYKFKIKVTNAAGIWGGETTLLTITVLPPWYRSWWAYLLYLAITGAAVYSYMLYNRREERLKYEVKLALLEKEKEKEITEKKISFFTHISHEFRTPLTLIINPLKELMTTHEREKDRKQISTVYRNARRLLSLVDQLLLFRKVESVEEQLRIEKFDLMEACREVFLSFSQHALCKTIDFSFQQDEGEVLIYGDKEKIEIILFNLLSNAFKYTEAGGRIALMIAETENEFLIKVSDTGCGIPVEAGEKLFDSFYRVGQPEGTKESGFGVGLYVSRKLAEAHKGELTYKSTPGAGTEFCLRLLKGKEHYGSAYISEDYKSGKTILSELVEEAVAENEATETVPAVPKQSAVLDKLRSELPVMLVVDDNAEMRSYIVQVFSSGFTVYEAADGAEGYELAVTEIPDIVISDVMMKNVSGIELCQKIKSNPAVAHIPVVLLTGSASDKAKLEGIQGGAEDYILKPFDKEIIQARIENILKERSRMKQYFFNAVTLKPASNLSGEHKVFIEKCIAIVEAHIDNPEFAIGTFCREIGMSHPSLYKKVKAVSGLTVNVFIRYIRLRKAAELLLSTDKTILEVTYLTGFNDVRYFREQFQKLFQMNPSDYVKRYRRVLGSKTASN; this is encoded by the coding sequence ATGGGAAGAAATTGCTGTTTGGGATTGCTTGTGCTTTTTTGCCTGCTGCGCACCACCTGCTTTGCCACCGACGATACGGGCATGGCTTATTTGGGCATCGAGCAAGGCCTTTCCAACAACGCAGTTACCAGTATTTACCAGGATCACAACGGCTTTCTTTGGTTTGGCACCTACGATGGCCTGAACCGTTACGACGGCTACGGTTTTAAAATTTTTCGCAACGTCATCGGCGATAAAACTTCGCTTGCCGACAATCACATCAGCTCAATTGAAAGTGATGCAGCACACAACCTGTGGATTGGTTGCGAAAATGCATTGAGCATCTACAATCCCGTGCGTTCTACTTTTTCTTCGCTGCAATACAAGTCCCTGAATGGATCCGTTGTAGAAATGACACACCTTGGTGTGAATGCAATTCAAAACGTAAACAACGGTACGTGTATGCTGGTGGGTGTTAAGAACAAGGGACTCTTTGTTTTTGAAAAAGGCAGTCACACCGGTTTGCAAATACCGCTGGAAGAAGCAAAAGGTGTGGAAGGAAATTACGAGGCGACGGCGCTAGCCTTTGATGCGCAACGGCAAATTACCTGGGTGTTTGTAAAAGATTTCGGGCTGTTTCAATACGACGTTAAACAGCGGCGGCTTCTTTTTGTGAACGGCAAAATAAAAAATGCCGAATGCCTGAAAGTGGACAGCAAAGGAACGCTGTGGCTGGGCTGTGAAGAAGGGCTGTTTCGGTACGACAACGTAAAGAATATCTTTTCACAAAACCTGCTGCCTGCTTCTTACAAGGTGATGAATTTAATGGAAGATCGTCAGCATGTTTTGTGGATTGCTTCGGATGGCGGCGGTGTTTGGACAGTACCGATAAGTCAGGGTTCGCCGACGTCTTATCTTTCTGCCAATGGCTCACCAAAAATCAACAGCAATGCCGTTTATGCCATTTACGAAGACCATGAAGGCGGAAAATGGTTTGGCACGTTGCGCGGCGGCATCAACGTGGTAAAGCCACGCACCAGCGCATTCCGGCACATCACCTGCCCGGTTTCGGTTCAAAAAGAAAATGACATCAACAATTTTATTCTTTCGTTTTGCGAAGACGATACGCACAGCCTGTGGATTGGAACCGACGGCGCAGGGCTGCGTTATTGGAACCGGCAGAAAAACGCCTTTACCAGCTTTGTTCACGATGCTTCCAACCCAAGTTCAATCAGCAGCAATTTCGTCACCAATATTCTCCGCGATTCGGTTGGGGATACGTGGTTCACTACCTGGTTTGGCGGCGTAAACCGCTTGCGAAAAGGCGCAAAATCATTTGAACATTTTAGCTGCCGCAACCCCAAAACCGGTTCGGTGGAAAACAATGCCTGGCTTGTGTTTGAAGACAAACGCCGCCGGTTATGGGTGAGCACTACCAACGACGGTACTTTGTATTTGTTCAACAGGCCGGCGGCTCGTTTCGAGTTGTTTGACGAAAGCATCAGCAACCTGCAATGTCTGGCCGAAGACCGCAACGGCGAAATCTGGGGCGGCAACTATTCTTCTGTTATTAACATTGATCCCCTCAACAAAAGGCACAAGACATTTCCGGTAGGCAATACGGTACGATGCATTCACGAAGACCAAGCGGGCAATTTTTGGATTGGAACCGACGGCGGCGGCTTGCTTTTGTTCAACCGGGCTACCGGCCGTTTTGTTCGCTTTACAACTTCCGAAGGACTTCCAAGCAATACCGTTTTGCGCATGCTGGAAGACCGCAGCGGCAACCTTTGGCTGAGTACGTACAACGGCTTGTGCAAGTTTAACGTGACCACAAAAACTTGTCGAAATTTTTCCCAGTCGGATGGCTTGCAAAGCAACCAGTTTAGCTTCAACGCTGCGCTGGTATTGCAGTCGGGTGAGTTTCTGTTTGGCGGCATCAAAGGCTTCAATATCTTTTATCCCGATAGCGTACAGGAAAGAAAAGAAATGCCGCCTGTTTTTTTAACCGGTCTTCGTGTCAACAACAAGTCGGTGGAAGAAGACAGTTCTTTTGTTACCGAGCGCAATTTTGAAAAAATCGAAAGCGTCAGCGTTCCTTATGACCATGCTTTTCTTTCACTCGATTTTGTAGCGCTTGAGTATTCCGGCGCCGACAAGGTACAATACGCTTACACGTTGGAAGGATGGGACAAATCCTGGAACCATGCGGGCAACAGCCGCACGGCAAACTACGCAAGATTAAAAGAAGGAACGTACAAATTCAAGATCAAAGTAACCAATGCGGCCGGCATCTGGGGAGGCGAAACAACTTTACTAACCATCACCGTTCTTCCGCCGTGGTATCGTTCCTGGTGGGCTTACCTGCTTTACCTTGCGATTACCGGTGCGGCTGTTTACAGCTATATGCTTTACAACAGGCGGGAGGAGCGGTTAAAGTACGAAGTGAAACTGGCCTTGCTTGAGAAAGAAAAAGAGAAGGAAATCACGGAGAAAAAAATCTCCTTCTTCACCCACATTTCGCATGAGTTTCGCACACCGCTAACGCTGATCATTAATCCGTTGAAGGAATTGATGACAACACACGAAAGGGAAAAAGACCGGAAACAAATTTCGACCGTGTACCGCAACGCAAGGCGTTTGTTAAGCCTCGTCGATCAACTGCTCCTTTTCCGCAAGGTGGAGTCGGTAGAAGAGCAGTTGCGGATTGAAAAATTTGATCTAATGGAAGCCTGCCGGGAAGTCTTCTTAAGTTTTAGCCAACACGCTCTTTGCAAAACAATTGACTTTTCATTCCAACAGGACGAGGGGGAAGTGTTGATTTACGGCGACAAAGAAAAGATCGAAATCATTCTTTTCAATCTTCTTTCCAATGCTTTCAAATACACGGAAGCGGGGGGCAGGATTGCACTGATGATTGCAGAAACAGAAAACGAGTTTCTAATAAAGGTCAGCGATACAGGTTGTGGCATTCCGGTGGAAGCGGGCGAAAAATTGTTTGATTCTTTTTACCGGGTTGGTCAGCCTGAAGGGACAAAAGAAAGCGGGTTTGGTGTGGGTTTGTACGTCTCCCGCAAACTGGCGGAGGCGCACAAAGGCGAGCTTACGTACAAAAGCACACCGGGCGCCGGTACAGAATTTTGCCTGCGGCTTTTAAAAGGCAAGGAACATTACGGCTCGGCTTATATCAGCGAAGATTACAAAAGCGGGAAAACGATTTTGTCAGAACTGGTAGAAGAAGCCGTGGCCGAAAACGAAGCAACAGAAACGGTGCCGGCGGTGCCGAAGCAATCGGCCGTGCTTGATAAGCTTAGGTCAGAGCTTCCGGTAATGCTGGTAGTGGACGACAACGCCGAGATGCGCTCCTACATCGTGCAGGTTTTTTCCAGCGGCTTCACTGTTTACGAAGCTGCGGACGGCGCCGAAGGATACGAATTGGCGGTAACCGAGATTCCTGATATTGTTATAAGTGATGTGATGATGAAAAACGTGAGCGGCATTGAGCTTTGCCAGAAAATAAAAAGCAATCCCGCCGTTGCGCACATTCCGGTGGTTCTGCTCACCGGCAGCGCCTCCGACAAAGCCAAATTGGAAGGCATTCAGGGCGGGGCTGAAGATTACATTTTAAAACCTTTCGACAAAGAAATCATTCAGGCCCGAATTGAAAACATCTTAAAAGAACGCAGCCGCATGAAGCAGTATTTCTTCAACGCGGTTACGCTGAAGCCGGCTTCCAATCTTTCCGGCGAACACAAAGTTTTTATTGAAAAGTGCATCGCCATTGTAGAGGCGCACATTGACAATCCGGAATTTGCCATCGGCACTTTTTGCCGGGAAATCGGCATGAGCCATCCAAGCCTGTATAAAAAAGTAAAGGCTGTGTCGGGACTCACCGTCAATGTTTTTATTCGCTACATCCGCTTGCGCAAAGCAGCCGAACTGCTGCTCAGTACCGACAAAACCATCTTGGAAGTTACTTACCTCACCGGCTTTAATGATGTTCGCTACTTCCGCGAGCAATTTCAAAAGCTCTTCCAAATGAATCCTTCTGATTACGTGAAGCGCTACCGCAGGGTTTTGGGCAGCAAGACCGCAAGCAATTAA
- a CDS encoding glutamate-5-semialdehyde dehydrogenase, with product MTTNVDKIIRDTHKASRALQLASEETVQTALEKMASHVEEGTANLIKANRKDVQRLGANDPMADRLLLNEARIKNIAAAIRSVAGLPSPVDQLLVKRKLKNGLLLQKRTAPFGVVGMIYESRPNVTFDTAALCLRSKNACLLKGSKHAEETNIAAVKIIHRALKEAGLSPQCVGLLPSDRSSLQHLFTATAYVDVIIPRGSQSLIETVRKNSLVPVIETGAGVCHVYVHEEADLTKALRIVENAKVSRPSVCNSMDTLLLDKKIAAPFLSALAAEFEKHGVQIFADATAHRLLKGYPFLHKATAESFGTEFLSLKCSVKTVNGLNEALDHIQAYSTKHSEAIVSENKAVCKTFLQAVDAAVVYENASTRFTDGEEFGLGAEIGISTQKLHARGPFALEKLVTEKWVVSGQGQIR from the coding sequence ATGACAACGAATGTTGACAAAATAATCAGGGATACGCACAAGGCTTCGCGGGCCTTGCAACTGGCGAGTGAAGAGACCGTGCAAACGGCCCTGGAAAAGATGGCGTCGCATGTTGAAGAAGGAACGGCAAATCTTATTAAAGCCAACCGCAAGGATGTGCAGCGATTGGGCGCAAACGACCCAATGGCAGATCGCTTGCTGCTGAACGAGGCGCGGATTAAAAACATTGCAGCGGCCATTCGCTCCGTTGCAGGCTTGCCTTCGCCCGTTGATCAATTGCTGGTAAAACGAAAATTAAAGAACGGTTTGTTGCTGCAGAAACGCACGGCTCCTTTTGGCGTGGTGGGCATGATTTACGAATCGAGACCGAACGTAACCTTTGATACCGCCGCCTTGTGTCTGCGCAGTAAAAACGCCTGTTTGTTGAAAGGCAGCAAGCATGCCGAAGAAACCAATATTGCCGCGGTTAAAATCATTCACCGTGCGCTAAAAGAAGCCGGTCTTTCACCGCAGTGTGTGGGCCTGTTGCCCAGCGACAGAAGCAGCTTGCAACACTTGTTTACCGCAACGGCTTACGTTGACGTCATCATTCCGCGTGGCTCGCAAAGTCTCATTGAAACCGTGCGCAAAAACAGCCTTGTTCCGGTGATTGAAACCGGCGCAGGCGTTTGCCATGTGTACGTGCACGAAGAAGCCGATTTGACCAAAGCACTGCGCATTGTGGAGAACGCAAAAGTGTCAAGGCCTTCGGTGTGCAATTCAATGGATACCTTGCTCCTTGATAAAAAAATTGCGGCGCCTTTTCTTTCTGCGCTTGCCGCAGAGTTTGAAAAGCACGGCGTCCAAATTTTTGCTGATGCAACGGCGCATCGTTTGTTGAAAGGCTATCCGTTCTTACACAAGGCGACGGCGGAAAGTTTCGGTACTGAATTTTTAAGTTTGAAATGCTCGGTGAAAACGGTGAACGGATTGAACGAAGCGCTTGACCACATTCAAGCCTATTCTACCAAACATTCGGAGGCAATCGTTTCGGAAAATAAAGCCGTGTGCAAGACATTTCTTCAAGCGGTGGATGCAGCGGTTGTTTACGAAAACGCATCCACTCGTTTTACCGACGGCGAGGAATTTGGCCTCGGCGCCGAAATCGGCATCTCTACCCAAAAGCTTCATGCACGCGGGCCTTTTGCGCTGGAAAAACTGGTAACGGAAAAATGGGTGGTCAGCGGCCAGGGACAAATCCGCTAA
- the proB gene encoding glutamate 5-kinase, giving the protein MAKSVFVIKVGSSVLTAASGDLSLPIIQSIVNQIAGLTKAHNVLLVSSGAVSSGKAFLKGYDRSLTQRKAAAAIGNPLLIKEYASRFSEHGLQVAQALLERHHFAERSQFLQLRETLSELWANNVVPIVNENDVVSNFELKFSDNDELATLLAIAFNASALLFCTTAGGYRDESNNIIPHVEEIDHVLSYLRKDQSVHGTGGMASKLTFTKLATSLGIKTIYCGIDDAQSFLKALNGEGGTTFAPKHSSLNDRKKWLASGSITIGSVQIDEGAHEALLQRKSLLLVGVVCVERSFLAGEVVQLTVAGKGIVGVAKMKYKADDLRTKRKDVMVAHADDIVLF; this is encoded by the coding sequence ATGGCAAAATCGGTTTTCGTCATCAAGGTTGGTTCTTCCGTGTTAACCGCGGCATCGGGTGATTTGTCTTTGCCCATCATTCAAAGCATCGTCAATCAAATTGCGGGATTGACAAAGGCACACAACGTGTTGTTGGTTTCGAGCGGCGCGGTAAGCAGCGGGAAAGCATTTCTGAAAGGCTACGACCGCAGTTTAACGCAGCGAAAAGCCGCCGCTGCTATTGGCAATCCCTTGCTGATAAAAGAATACGCTTCCCGCTTTTCCGAACACGGCTTGCAAGTGGCACAGGCACTTTTGGAGCGGCACCATTTTGCCGAACGTTCGCAGTTTTTGCAACTGCGCGAAACGCTTTCCGAGCTCTGGGCCAACAACGTTGTTCCCATCGTAAACGAGAACGATGTAGTGAGCAATTTTGAATTAAAATTTTCTGACAATGACGAGCTGGCGACTTTGCTTGCCATTGCCTTCAACGCAAGTGCTTTGCTTTTTTGTACCACGGCCGGCGGCTACAGGGATGAAAGCAACAACATCATTCCGCATGTAGAAGAAATTGACCACGTGCTTTCGTATTTGCGAAAAGACCAGTCGGTACACGGCACCGGCGGCATGGCTTCAAAGCTCACGTTTACCAAATTGGCAACGTCGCTCGGCATCAAAACAATCTACTGCGGCATTGACGATGCGCAGTCGTTTTTAAAAGCCCTGAACGGCGAAGGCGGTACTACGTTTGCGCCGAAACATTCTTCGCTGAACGACCGCAAAAAATGGTTAGCAAGCGGCTCGATTACGATCGGCTCAGTGCAAATTGATGAAGGCGCTCACGAAGCGTTGCTGCAACGAAAAAGTTTGTTGCTTGTGGGTGTGGTTTGCGTTGAGCGAAGCTTTCTTGCAGGCGAAGTAGTGCAGTTGACCGTTGCCGGAAAAGGCATCGTCGGCGTAGCCAAAATGAAATACAAGGCGGATGATTTGCGCACCAAGCGAAAAGACGTGATGGTGGCGCACGCCGACGACATCGTTCTTTTTTGA